GCGAAGAGATTGAGTTGGCACTGGAGGAGTTGAAAGATGAGTAATGCAAAACACCTGGCGACGGTAATGGTCGAGGCATTTATCGATGCGGTGAATCGCGGCGTTGATTTAGTGCCGGTGGTGGCCGACTCCACCTCAACCGCCAAAATTGCGCCGTTCATCAACGCGTTTCCCGATCGCCTGATTAACGTCGGCATCGCGGAACAAACGTTAGTGGGGACCGCTGCCGGACTGGCGATTGGCGGCAAAGTCGCCGTCACCTGTAATGCCGCGCCGTTCCTGGTTTCCCGTGCTAATGAGCAGGTAAAAGTCGACGTCTGCTACAACAACACCAACGTTAAATTGTTTGGCCTGAATGCCGGTGCCAGCTATGGGCCGCTGGCCAGCACCCATCACAGCATCGACGACATTGCGGTGATGCGCGGCTTCGGCAACATCGAAATCTATGCGCCATCCTGCCCGCTGGAGTGTCGCCAGATCATTGAGTACGCGCTGGCGCATGTGGGCCCAGTGTATATCCGCCTCGACGGCAAAGATCTGCCGCAGCTGCACAACGAAGACTACCAATTCCGTCCCGGCCAGATTGATGTTTTACGTGAAGGTGATGACATCGTGCTGGTGGCGATGGGCTCCACCGTTCACGAGGTGGTTCACGCCGCTGAGCAACTGCATGAACAAGGCATTACGGCGGGTGTGATCGCCATTCCATCGATTCGACCTTGTGATACCCAACGGCTTCGCGAGCTGTTAAATCACTACCCAGCGGTAATTAGCGTGGAAGAGCATAACGTCAACGGCGGGGTTGGCAGCCTGGTGGCAGAAGTGTTGGCTGAAGGTGGCTGCGGCATTCCCCTGCTGCGATTGGGCATTCCGGATGGCGAATACGCGATTGCCGGCGATCGTGCCTCAACCCGGGCACGCCATGGCATCGATGCGGCCAGCGTGGTGAAGAGTGCGGTACGTATCTGTGCAGGAGCGTAAAGATGGCAGGTTCGTTGATACTGGCGATTGATGAAGGTACCACTAACGCCAAAGCGATTGCGGTGGATGGCGCAGGAACGGTGGTGGCGCGCAGCAGCCAGCCGCTGACGCTGGCCCATCCGCAGCCGGGACTGGCGGAACAAGATCCGCTGGCGATTTGGCAGGCGGTAAAACGAGCGGTCGAAGAGTGTCTGGCGCAGTGCGCGGGCGCGGCAGTGGCGGCGGTGGCGATCAGTAATCAGCGCGAGTCGGTGTTGATCTGGCAGCGGCACAACGGCCAGCCGCTGACGCCGTTAGTCAGCTGGCAGGATCGCCGATCGGAAGCCTTTTGCCGCGACTTACGCGTGGCCGGCAAAGCGCCCCGTATCACCGGCCTCACCGGATTGGCGGTGGATCCGATGTTTCCAGCCGGCAAACTCACCGGCATGCTGGCCGCCTTGCCGAACGGCCTGGCGCGGGCGCGGGCCGGTGAACTCTGTATCGGTACCGTGGACAGTTGGTTGAGCTGGCAACTGAGTGAGGGTGAAAGTTTCGTCACCGATCATGCTAATGCGGCGCGTACTCAACTTTATAACCTGCACAGCGGCGACTGGGACGATGAGCTGCTGGCGTTATTCCACATTCCACGCGCAGCGCTACCGCAGATTGTGCCCTCGGCCAGCGCCCATGGCGTGGTAACACGTCAGGATATGCCCGGTTTAACGCCGGGCACACCGATTCTGGCGCGCATCGGTGATTCGCATGCCGCGCTGCAAGCGCAGCGTAACGGCAACGAAGAGGTGGT
The sequence above is drawn from the Pantoea nemavictus genome and encodes:
- a CDS encoding FGGY family carbohydrate kinase, whose translation is MAGSLILAIDEGTTNAKAIAVDGAGTVVARSSQPLTLAHPQPGLAEQDPLAIWQAVKRAVEECLAQCAGAAVAAVAISNQRESVLIWQRHNGQPLTPLVSWQDRRSEAFCRDLRVAGKAPRITGLTGLAVDPMFPAGKLTGMLAALPNGLARARAGELCIGTVDSWLSWQLSEGESFVTDHANAARTQLYNLHSGDWDDELLALFHIPRAALPQIVPSASAHGVVTRQDMPGLTPGTPILARIGDSHAALQAQRNGNEEVVKATYGTGSSLMMSMATPLLTENGLSTTVAWHDGTLRYAFEGNITHTGSGAAWLGRMLGIQDPRELTALAQRSEHNQGIYFVPALSGLGAPWWDLKARGMVCGLTDAATPEVLARVALESITFQIADVFFAMEQVSGVRLPALCVDGSATENSWLMQLQADVLQRPLKRVPTPEVSALGAALLAGRTLGWWQQGSEMQALQGGSVIMPREEQAKSMQENYQGWLEAVARCRYQPH
- a CDS encoding transketolase family protein, translating into MSNAKHLATVMVEAFIDAVNRGVDLVPVVADSTSTAKIAPFINAFPDRLINVGIAEQTLVGTAAGLAIGGKVAVTCNAAPFLVSRANEQVKVDVCYNNTNVKLFGLNAGASYGPLASTHHSIDDIAVMRGFGNIEIYAPSCPLECRQIIEYALAHVGPVYIRLDGKDLPQLHNEDYQFRPGQIDVLREGDDIVLVAMGSTVHEVVHAAEQLHEQGITAGVIAIPSIRPCDTQRLRELLNHYPAVISVEEHNVNGGVGSLVAEVLAEGGCGIPLLRLGIPDGEYAIAGDRASTRARHGIDAASVVKSAVRICAGA